Below is a genomic region from Streptomyces roseoviridis.
GGCGGGCGGCGCCTTCTCGAACAGGGCAGGTTCGTAGGAGGTCTGTCCGTCATTGTGGCGGTCGTAGAAGCTCGGGTCGTCTTCCCACTCGAACGCACCGTTCCACGAGGCGACGAACGCCCCGTTACCGTCCGGGCGGGACGAGCTGTAGTCCTCGGTGGTGTCTTCGCACCGTTCCGCCTCGGACTGGGGGCTTGCTCTCTTCAGCCGGCTCGAGCCGAGCTTGATCGCGTCGCTTCTGGAGGCGGTGATGCTGCTTTCCCAGACGCACAGCCGCACCTCGTTGAGCAGGGAGTACTGGACGGTGCCCGTCGCGTCGACGAGCAGGCGTGCGAGCGCCCCCTCCGCGCGCAGGTCGCCCTTGCTCAGTCGCGCCTCCCAGCTCCCCTGCAACGCCTTCGGAGCACTCGGCGAAGGCGGTTCCCCCGCCCCGCCCTGCCACGGGCGGAGCGCGAGCAGGCCGCCGACGGTGACGAGCACCACGACGGCTGCCGTTCCCGCCACGACGGCCGGGCGACGCCGCCGTTCCGGGGTCTGCGCCGACAGGTGCGAGCGTGCCGTCTCGTCGTGCCCCGGCCCCACCGTGGGCGCCTGCGCGAGCAGCTCCGACGGGGACGCGGCAGGCGCCTGCACGGGCTGATGCCCGGGGGGCGCCTGCACGGGCTGAGGCGTGGCGGGCGCCTGCACGGGCTGAGGTGCGGCGGGCGCGGGTACGGGCCGGGGGGTCGGCACAGGCCGGGCAGGTGCCGGCGGAGTCGGAACCTGACCCGGCACGAGGGCCGTGTGCGGCCGCAGCGGATCGAAGTCCAGCAACTGTGCCGCGTGCCGCCCCAGTCGGCCGAGCAGCGCGCCCGGCAGCCATTCGTCGGCGACCTCTGTGGTGGTGCGGGCGGCGATCTGCTCCGGTGTGGGCCGTTGGGCCGGGTCTTTCCGCAGGCATTCCCGTACGAGTCCGAGGAGCGCCTCCGGCACCCCGTCGAGGTCGGGCTCCTCCTCGGCGACCCGGAACAACTGGGCGTGCAGCCCGATGCCGCTCACTCCGAAGGGCTGGCGTCCCGTGGCGGCGTAGGCGAGGACGGAACCCAGGCAGAACACGTCGGAAGCGGCGGTGACGTGGAGCCCGCGCACCTGCTCCGGCGACATGAAGCCGGGCGATCCGATCACCATGCCCGTGCGGGTCTGCAGGCTGTCCCCGCTGACGCCGTCCAGCGCCCGGGCGATACCGAAGTCGATGACCCGGGGCCCGTCCACGGTGACCAGGACGTTGGACGGCTTGAGGTCGCGGTGGACGAGGCCCGCCTCGTGGATGCCCTGCAGGGCGAGCGCGAGCCGGTTGGCCAGGACCCGCACCGAGTGCTCGGGCAACGGCCCGTGCTGCTCGGCCACGACGGCGTGCAGGTCGGGTCCGGGAACGTACTGGGTCGCGACCCAGGGCGTCTCCGCGTCCGTGTCCGCGTCGAGCACGGCCGCGGTCCAGGCCCCGCCGACCCGCTTCGCGGCGGTGACCTCGCGCGCGAACCGCGCGCGGAATTCGGCGTGCTGGGCGAACTCGGTCTGCACGACCTTGACCGCGACCGTGCGCCCGCCTTCGGAGCGGGCGAGGTAGACGCGGCCCATGCCGCCGGCGCCCAAGCGGGCGATGAGGCGGTAGGGGCCTATGTGCGACGGGTCTTCGGCGGTCAGCTGGTCCACGGGGAAGGAGACTAGTCCAACCGCCCCACAGCGAGGGGCCGGTTCTCAGGCCCTGGCGCGCCGTATGCGCAGGTGGCCGTCGCGGGAGAAGGCGGGCGGAACGCGACGTCGGCCTCCACGCCCCCCCCGGGGGGTGTGGAGGCCGACGCGGTGTTACGGCAAGGTCAGCGGAGGTCGAACCGGTCCAGGTCCATGACCTTGCTCCAGGCCGCGACGAAGTCCTTCGCGAACTTCTCCTTCGCGTCGTCGGAGGCGTACACCTCGGCGAGCGCGCGCAGCTCGGAGTTCGAGCCGAAGACCAGGTCGGCGCGGGTGCCGGTCCACTTGACCTCGCCGGTGGCCGCGTCGCGGCCCTCGAACGTGGTCTGGTCGGCGGAGGTGGACTTCCAGGTCGTGCCGAGGTCGAGCAGGTTGACGAAGAAGTCGTTCGTCAGCGTGCCGGGGGTCTCGGTGAACACGCCGAGCGAGGTCTGCGGCTGGGTCACGCCCAGGGCGCGCAGGCCGCCGACGAGGACCGTGGTCTCCGGGGCGGAGAGGGTGAGCAGGTTCGCCTTGTCGAGCAGCAGGTACTCGGCGGGCAGGCGCTGACCCTTGCCCACGTAGTTGCGGAAGCCGTCGGCGGCCGGCTCCAGGGCGGCGAAGGACTCGACGTCCGTCTGCTCCTGGGAGGCGTCGACGCGGCCGGCCGTGAACGGGACCTGGATGTCGAGGCCGGCGTCCTTGGCCGCCTTCTCGACGGCCGCGGTGCCCGCGAGGACGACGAGGTCGGCGAGGGAGACCTGCTTGCCGCCGGTCTGGGCGGAGTTGAAGGACTCCTGGATGCCCTCCAGGACGCGCAGCACCTGGGCGAGCTCGTCCGGGTTGTTGACCTCCCAGTTGCGCTGCGGCTCCAGGCGGATGCGGCCGCCGTTGGCGCCGCCGCGCTTGTCGCTGCCGCGGAAGGAGGAGGCGGCGGCCCAGGCGGCGGAGACCAGCTGGGTGACGGTGAGCTCCGAGCCGAGGATGCGCTCCTTGAGGGAGGCGATGTCGGCGTCGTCGATCAGCTCGTACGAACGGGCCGGCAGCGGGTCCTGCCACAGGAGGACCTCGGAGGGGACCTCCGGGCCGAGGTAGCGGACGACCGGACCGAGGTCACGGTGGGTCAGCTTGTACCAGGCGCGGGCGAAGGCGTCCTCGAACTGCTCCGGGTTCTCGTAGAAGCGGCGCGAGATCTGCTCGTAGACCGGGTCGAAGCGCAGCGACAGGTCGGTGGTGAGCATCGTCGGGCGGTACTTCTTCTCCGCGTCGTACGCGTCCGGGATGATCTCCGGGGCGTCCTTGGCGACCCACTGGTGGGCGCCGGCCGGGCTCTTGGTGAGCTCGTAGTCGTACTCGAAGAGGTGCTTGAAGAAGTCGTGGCCCCACTTGGCCGGGGTGGTGGTCCAGGTGACCTCCAGGCCGGAGGTGATCGCGTCGGCGCCCTTGCCGGAGCCGTACGAGTTCTTCCAGCCGAGGCCCTGCTGCTCCAGCGGGGCGGCCTCGGGGTCGGCGCCGACGTTGTCGGCCGGGCCGGCACCGTGGGCCTTGCCGAAGGTGTGGCCACCGGCGATGAGGGCGACGGTTTCCTCGTCGTTCATCGCCATCCGGCGGAAGGTCTCGCGGATGTCGCGGGCCGCGGCGATCGGGTCCGGGTTGCCGTTGGGGCCCTCGGGGTTGACGTAGATGAGGCCCATCTGGACGGCGCCGAGCGGGCTCTCCAGCTCGCGGTCGCCGCTGTAGCGCTCGTCACCGCCGAGCCAGGTGGTCTCGGGGCCCCAGTAGACGTCCTCCTCGGCCTCCCAGACGTCCTCGCGGCCGCCGGCGAAGCCGAAGGTCTTGAAGCCCATCGTCTCCAGGGCGACGTTGCCGGTGAGGATCATGAGGTCGGCCCAGGAGATGCTCTGGCCGTACTTCTTCTTGACCGGCCACAGCAGACGGCGGGCCTTGTCCAGGTTGCCGTTGTCCGGCCAGCTGTTCAGCGGCGCGAAGCGCTGCTGGCCGGCGCCGGCGCCGCCGCGGCCGTCGCTGATGCGGTAGGTGCCGGCGCTGTGCCAGGCCATGCGGATCATCAGCGGGCCGTAGTTGCCGAAGTCGGCCGGCCACCAGTCCTGGGAGGTGGTGAGCACCTCGGCGATGTCCCGCTTGACGGCCGCGAGGTCGAGGGCCTTGAACGCCTCGGCGTAGTCGAAGTCCTCGCCGAGGGGGTTCGCCACGGCCGGGTTCTTGGCGAGGATCTTCAGGTTCAGCCGCTCCGGCCACCACTGGCGGTTGCCGCCGCCCTGGGTGGGGTGCGGGGCGCGGTCGTGCGCGACCGGGCAGCCGCCGACGCCCTTCGCCGCCTCGTCTTCGGTGACCAGCGGATCGTGATTCTGCTCAGACATCGGGTCTTCCTTCCGAACCATTCGGATCGCGAGCTCGGGTATGACTGCCGAGGCGCCGGTGTGGGTATCGGTGTGGCCGGTGCACACCCTCTTGGCTACTACTGGAGTAGATCCTATGGTGGACTCAGTCCAAGTCAATACGACGGTCAGACCGACCCGCGCTCGATGTGGCCGAATCGTTCTGCTGTCGCGGTGCAAGGCTGGGTGACCATGAGCAACCTGCTGGAACGGCTTCGCCGACGCGGCTGGCGGATGACCGCCCAGCGCCGCGTGGTCGCCGAGGTCCTCGACGGCGAGCACATCCACCTGACGGCGGACGAGGTGCTGGCGCGCGCGACGGAGCGGTTGCCGGAGATCTCCCGCGCCACCGTCTACAACACGCTGGGCGAGCTGGCGTCGCTCGGCGAGGTGATCGAGGTCTCCAGCGTGGGCCGCGCCAAGCGCTACGACCCGAACGCCCACCGTGCCCACCAGCACCTGGTCTGCGCGGGCTGCGGCACGGTCCGCGACGTCCACCCCGAGGGCGACCCGATGGTCGGCCTGCCGGACACGGAGCGCTTCGGCTTCACGGTGACGGGCGTGGAGATCACGTACCGGGGGCTGTGCCCGGTGTGCGGGGCGGCGGCGCCGGAGGAGGGCCCCGAGAGCGACTGAGGGTCTTCGGAAACGACCGAGCCGGCCCGCGCGGGTGCGCGGGCCGGCTCGGGTCCGGGTCCGGTGGTGCCGGGGTGCCGGGGGCTCGGCTCTCCTCCGGGTCCGGTGGTGCCGTACGGCTCAGCTCTCCTGCGGCTCCAGCCGCAGTGAGATCGAGTTGATGCAGTAGCGCTGGTCCGTCGGGGTGGGGTAGCCCTCGCCCTCGAAGACATGGCCCAGGTGGGAGCCGCAGCGGGCGCAGCGGACCTCGGTGCGGACCATGCCGTGGGAGGTGTCGGTGACCAGTTCGACCGCGTCGCTGTCCTTCGGGTCGTAGAAGGACGGCCAGCCGCAGTGCGACTCGAACTTCTCGTTCGAGGTGAAGAGCTCCGCTCCGCAGGCGCGGCAGGAGTAGACGCCCTTCGTCTTCGTGTCCGTGTACTCACCGCGGAAGGCGGGTTCGGTGCCGGCCTGCCGGAGCACCTGGTACTCCGCCGGGGTCAGTTCGGCCCGCCATTCCTCGTCGGTCTTCTCGACCTCGTACGCCATGAGCTCGCTCCCTGCTTCCCTACTGCGCAAGCCGGCCAAGCCGGCCGAGCCGGTCAAGGATCTCCGGGCCCAGGTCGGTGACGTCGCCCGCGCCCATCGTCAGAACCATGTCGCCGGGCTTCACCATTCCCGCGATCACGTCGGGGACGGTCGCCTTGTCGTGGACGGGCGTGACGTCGGCGCCCGCGGCGACGGCCGCGGCGATGATCAGCTCGCTGGTGACGCCGGGGATCGGGTCCTCGCGGGCGGGGTAGATGTCCAGGACCACGGAGGCGTCGGCGAGCGCGAGGGCCTCGCCCATCTCCCGGCCCAGCTCCTGGGTGCGGGAGAAGAGGTGCGGCTGGAAGACGACGAGGAGCCGGGAGGCCCCGGCGGCGCCGCGCATGGCCTCCAGGTCGGCGGTCATCTCGGTGGGGTGGTGCGCGTACGAGTCGATGACCTGGACGTCCGCGGCCTCGCCCTTGAGCTGGAGGCGGCGGCCGACGCCGGTGTAGGCGGTGAGGGCCTGCGCGAGCTCGGCCGGGTCGATGCCGACGCGGGAGCCGGCGGCCAGGGCGGCGGCGGCGTTGTGCGCGTAGTGGCGGCCGGGCACGGAGACGGTGAAGGTGTGCTCGGTGCCGTCGAGGGCGACGGTGACCTCGCTCTTCATCCCGTTCGGGACGATCTTCAGGATGCGGGCGTCGGAGTCCTCGGACTCGCCGACCGTGAGCACGCTCAGGCCCTCGCGTCCGGCGACCCGGCGGGCCAGCTCGCGGGCGCCCGCGTGCTCGCCGACGACGAGGGTGCCGCCGGGGCGGATCTTGGCGGCGAAGGCCTCGAAGGACTCGTAGATCTCGTCCATCGACGCGTAGTTCGCGTGGTGGTCCAGCTCGACGTTGAGGACGATGGCGACCTCGGGGTCGTACTTCTGGAAGCTGCGGTCGCTCTCGTCGGCCTCGGCCACGAAGATCCGGCCGTCGCCGTGCCGGGCGTTGGTGCCGGGGCCGGCGAGGTCGCCGCCGATGGCGTACGACGGGTCGAGACCGAGCTCGGTGAGGGCGACGGCCAGCATCGAGGTCGTGGTGGTCTTGCCGTGGGTGCCGGCGACGGCGATCGCGCTGAGGCCGTCCATGAGGGAGGCGAGCGCGTCGGAGCGGTGGACGACCGGGATGCCGAGTTCGGCGGCGCGGGCCAGCTCGGGGTTGTCGGCACGGATGGCGCTGGAGACGACGACGGCGGTGGCGTCGTCGGCGAGGTGCCCGGCGGCGTGGCCGATGTGCACGGTGGCGCCCAGGGCGCGCAGGGACGCGGCGGTCGCCGACTCCTTGGCGTCGCTGCCGGAGACCTCGGCGCCGCGCTGGGCGAGGATCTTCGCGATGCCCGACATTCCGGCACCGCCGATGCCGATGAAGTGCGGCCGTTCCATGGCGGCAGGGATGGCGGGTGCCATGCGGTTCTCTCCCCGGAGTACGTGCGGATGCTGCGGCGAACTGTCGCGGTCCAGCCTAGTGGCTGGGGGCGGCCGGCCCGGGCGGGCGCCCGGGCCGGCCGCCGCGGAGCGGTTACTCCTCGCTGTGCGCGAACAGCTTCAGGACCGGGACGCCGACCTTGTGGCGGGCCCGGGACGCCCAGTCGCGGTGGAAGAACTCCTCCACGTAGTGCGGGGCGGTCAGCACGATCACCTCGTCGGCGTTCACCTCGTCGACCACGGACTTCATCTTGTCCAGGGGGTGGTCCTCGACCACCTGTCCGACCGCCTCGCAGCCGGCGTCTCTCAGCGCCTGGAGGGAGCGTTCCAGTGCCTGCTCGGCCAGCGGCCGGGCCTCCTCGCCCTCCGGCTTCTCGCCCTCGCGGGCCGCTTCCTTCAGTTCGCCCAGGGCGACGTCGTCGATGGCGCGCAGCAGTACATCGGCCTGGTCACCGCGCGGCTGCATCAGAACGATGAAGGAAACGCCCTCGTCGCCGTGCAGGGTGGTGACGAAATCCACGTCGACGGACGTCAGGGGCTTCTCGATCATCAGAACGCTTGTGAACACCTCAGGAGCCCTTCTGCGGAAACCATCCTTCCCCGTGCCCGCACGGGGATTGCGAGAGTGATTGTGCCCAGCTGACGCTAAGCGGAACGACAAATTCCGCCGATTGTCAGATCCGACGGTAGCGGGTGAAGAGGAAGCCGTCCTGCTCCAGCACCGCCGCCACGGCGAAGCGTTTCGGAACCTCGACGGAGGGCCCCTGGGCGATCCGCTGGGCACCTCCCGCCGTCATGGTCGGCGAGACCGTCAGACACAGTTCGTCGAGCACTCCCGCGGCGACGAACTGCCCGAGCAGACGGGGTCCGCCCTCGGTCAGCTGGCGCCGCAGACCGCGCTCCGCGAGGGCCGCCACCGCGCGCTCCGGCTCCACCCCGGGACCGTCTCCGGCGATCACCACCTCCACGCCCGCCCGCTCGGCCTCCGCCCGCCGCTCCGGAGAGGACGCGGCGCCGGTGAGGACGAGGGTCGGCACCAGGGGCTCGGTGAAAAGCGGAAGCGAGAAATCCAGGTCCAGCGAGGCCGTCACGACGGCGATCACCGGCGCCGGCCCCTGGCCCGCCGCCGCCCGGCGGGCCGCGAAGACCTCCCGCGCCCGCGCCGGGCGGTAGCCCTCCAGACGTACGGTCTCGGCGCCGACGACGACCACGTCGGCCAGGGCCCGCAGGGTCCCGAAGATCCGCATGTCCTCCTCGGAGGACAGCGGCTGGGAGCGGCCGTCGTGCTGGCCGGCCCCGTCCAGCGAGGAGACCATGTTGGCGCGCAGCCAGGGTCCGAAGGCGGCCTCCGCCGGATAGGCGTAGGCGTCGGCGAGCTCGTCGAGGGACCACTCCCTGTCCGAGGCGGCCGCGGTGTCGGAGGCCGGCGTGCCGGCGGCTGTCATGTCCGTCACAGGGAACAGGCGTCGCATCCCCGCAGTCTGACATGGCGCTTACAGTGGGGAACTGTGTCGACCCGTGCCATGACCGAAGCGGCTTCCACCGAAGCGGCCCCCCTCTCGCTGTGCTCCCGAGAGCCCCACGTCCCCGCCGACCGGCTCGTGGCGGAGATGGTGCCGCCGCCCCGGTTCGACTCGGTGCGCTTCGACACGTACATCCCCGACCCTCACCAGCCGAGCCAGATCGAAGCCGTCAAGGTGCTCGGCGCCTTCGCCGAGGGCCTCGGCGGCGCCCACGCCTCCGGCGCCGGGAAGCGCCGCTGGTTCTCCCGCGCCCCGAAGAAGTCCGCCGCGCCGGCCGGCCCCCGCGGGATCTACCTCGACGGCGGCTACGGCGTCGGCAAGACCCACCTGCTCGCCTCCCTGTGGCACGCCACCCCGGCCGAGCCCGCGCTCAAGGCCTTCGGCACCTTCGTGGAGCTGACCAACCTGGTGGGGGCCCTCGGCTTCCAGCAGACCGTGAAGACGCTCAGCGGGCACCGGCTCCTGTGCATCGACGAGTTCGAGCTGGACGACCCGGGCGACACCGTCCTGGTCTCCACCCTGCTCGGCAAGCTGGTCGACGCGGGCGTGGCGCTCGCCGCGACCTCCAACACGCTGCCCGGCAAGCTCGGCGAGGGCCGGTTCGCCGCCGCCGACTTCCTCCGCGAGATCCAGGGCCTGTCGGCGCACTTCCGGCCGCTGCGGATCGACGGCGAGGACTACCGCCACCGCGGCCTGCCGGAGGCCCCGGCCCCGTACACCGACGACGTCGTCACCAAGGCCGCGTACGCCACGCCCGGCGCCTCCCTCGACGACTTCCCGCACCTGCTCGAACACCTGGCCAGGGTGCACCCGAGCCGGTACGGGGCGCTCACCGACGACCTGACGGCGGTCTGCCTCACCGACGTGCGGCCGGTCCCCGACCAGTCGACCGCGCTGCGGCTCGTCGTCCTCGCCGACCGGCTCTACGACCGTGAGATCCCGGTGCTCGCCTCCGGCATGCCCTTCGACAAGCTGTTCAGCGACGAGATGCTGAACGGCGGGTACAAGAAGAAGTACTTCCGGGCGATCTCCCGGCTCACCGCCCTGGCACGGGACGCGAAGGGACTCGTCGCGCAGTAGCTTGGGGGCCGTACCCGATGAGAAGGGATCCACCATGGCCGCTACGCGTACCGCCCACAACGTCTGGGAGGGCGATCTGCTCAAGGGGTCGGGCACCGTGACGCTCGACTCCTCCGGCATCGGCTCCTACCCGGTGTCCTGGCCGGCCCGCACCGAGGAGCCGAACGGGGTGACCAGCCCCGAGGAGCTGATCGCCGCCGCGCACTCCTCCTGCTACAACATGGCGTTCTCCAACATCCTCGCGAAGAACGACACCCCGCCGACCCGTCTGGACACCAAGGCCGAGGTCACCTTCGTCCCGGGCAAGGGCATCACCGGCAGCCACCTCACCGTGCGCGGCGAGGTGCCCGGCCTGGACGCCGAGCAGTTCCAGGCGCTCGCCGAGGACGCGAAGAAGAACTGCCCGGTGAGCCAGGCGCTGACGGGGACGACGATCACGCTCGACGCCGAGCTCGTCTGATCCTCCGTAACCCGAGGCAACGTGTGTCCCGCATGTTCACGTGTCACCACCTTGCGTGATACACACATGCGGGTCATACGTCACACCACCCTCACTGTCCGCCAACAGGAAACGGGTTGTTGCCTCATGTCCGCAACACGACGTCAGATCCTCGCCCGTACCGGCGCGTCCGTCGCCGGCATCGCCTTCACCGGCGCCGTCTCCGAACTCTTCGCCGGCACCGCCGCCGCCTCGCCCCTGGGGAGCCGCGCCGGCTACGGCCCGCTGCTCCCCGACCCGGCCGGCCTGCTCGACCTCCCGGCCGGCTTCTCCTACAAGGTCCTCTCCCGGCAGGGCGAACGGCTGCGCTCCGGCGAGGGCGTGGTCCCCGGCAACCACGACGGCATGGGTGCGTTCGCCGGCCCGCGTGGCCGGATCCACCTGATACGGAACCACGAGAACCGGGCCACCGCCCGGCTGGGCGTCCCCACCGTCGAGGGCCTCACCTACGACCCGGCGGCCAAGGGCGGCTGCACCGTCCTCACCCTCGACGGGCGCCACGACGTCCTGGACGAGCGGGTCGGCGTCGCCGGCACCGC
It encodes:
- a CDS encoding serine/threonine-protein kinase, with the protein product MDQLTAEDPSHIGPYRLIARLGAGGMGRVYLARSEGGRTVAVKVVQTEFAQHAEFRARFAREVTAAKRVGGAWTAAVLDADTDAETPWVATQYVPGPDLHAVVAEQHGPLPEHSVRVLANRLALALQGIHEAGLVHRDLKPSNVLVTVDGPRVIDFGIARALDGVSGDSLQTRTGMVIGSPGFMSPEQVRGLHVTAASDVFCLGSVLAYAATGRQPFGVSGIGLHAQLFRVAEEEPDLDGVPEALLGLVRECLRKDPAQRPTPEQIAARTTTEVADEWLPGALLGRLGRHAAQLLDFDPLRPHTALVPGQVPTPPAPARPVPTPRPVPAPAAPQPVQAPATPQPVQAPPGHQPVQAPAASPSELLAQAPTVGPGHDETARSHLSAQTPERRRRPAVVAGTAAVVVLVTVGGLLALRPWQGGAGEPPSPSAPKALQGSWEARLSKGDLRAEGALARLLVDATGTVQYSLLNEVRLCVWESSITASRSDAIKLGSSRLKRASPQSEAERCEDTTEDYSSSRPDGNGAFVASWNGAFEWEDDPSFYDRHNDGQTSYEPALFEKAPPATGALPEKFRGSWSGRAADGTYRFDVTMGQGAAKRDIRLVSISAVGERCTYKAEVFSQEPTRLRTTPAELADSKQPSGCSRSAPSLTFWASEDKGRRKLSSGPLRGADTPWAEAVHWVAELKEVSE
- a CDS encoding OsmC family protein → MAATRTAHNVWEGDLLKGSGTVTLDSSGIGSYPVSWPARTEEPNGVTSPEELIAAAHSSCYNMAFSNILAKNDTPPTRLDTKAEVTFVPGKGITGSHLTVRGEVPGLDAEQFQALAEDAKKNCPVSQALTGTTITLDAELV
- the katG gene encoding catalase/peroxidase HPI; this translates as MSEQNHDPLVTEDEAAKGVGGCPVAHDRAPHPTQGGGNRQWWPERLNLKILAKNPAVANPLGEDFDYAEAFKALDLAAVKRDIAEVLTTSQDWWPADFGNYGPLMIRMAWHSAGTYRISDGRGGAGAGQQRFAPLNSWPDNGNLDKARRLLWPVKKKYGQSISWADLMILTGNVALETMGFKTFGFAGGREDVWEAEEDVYWGPETTWLGGDERYSGDRELESPLGAVQMGLIYVNPEGPNGNPDPIAAARDIRETFRRMAMNDEETVALIAGGHTFGKAHGAGPADNVGADPEAAPLEQQGLGWKNSYGSGKGADAITSGLEVTWTTTPAKWGHDFFKHLFEYDYELTKSPAGAHQWVAKDAPEIIPDAYDAEKKYRPTMLTTDLSLRFDPVYEQISRRFYENPEQFEDAFARAWYKLTHRDLGPVVRYLGPEVPSEVLLWQDPLPARSYELIDDADIASLKERILGSELTVTQLVSAAWAAASSFRGSDKRGGANGGRIRLEPQRNWEVNNPDELAQVLRVLEGIQESFNSAQTGGKQVSLADLVVLAGTAAVEKAAKDAGLDIQVPFTAGRVDASQEQTDVESFAALEPAADGFRNYVGKGQRLPAEYLLLDKANLLTLSAPETTVLVGGLRALGVTQPQTSLGVFTETPGTLTNDFFVNLLDLGTTWKSTSADQTTFEGRDAATGEVKWTGTRADLVFGSNSELRALAEVYASDDAKEKFAKDFVAAWSKVMDLDRFDLR
- the murC gene encoding UDP-N-acetylmuramate--L-alanine ligase, with protein sequence MAPAIPAAMERPHFIGIGGAGMSGIAKILAQRGAEVSGSDAKESATAASLRALGATVHIGHAAGHLADDATAVVVSSAIRADNPELARAAELGIPVVHRSDALASLMDGLSAIAVAGTHGKTTTTSMLAVALTELGLDPSYAIGGDLAGPGTNARHGDGRIFVAEADESDRSFQKYDPEVAIVLNVELDHHANYASMDEIYESFEAFAAKIRPGGTLVVGEHAGARELARRVAGREGLSVLTVGESEDSDARILKIVPNGMKSEVTVALDGTEHTFTVSVPGRHYAHNAAAALAAGSRVGIDPAELAQALTAYTGVGRRLQLKGEAADVQVIDSYAHHPTEMTADLEAMRGAAGASRLLVVFQPHLFSRTQELGREMGEALALADASVVLDIYPAREDPIPGVTSELIIAAAVAAGADVTPVHDKATVPDVIAGMVKPGDMVLTMGAGDVTDLGPEILDRLGRLGRLAQ
- a CDS encoding indole-3-glycerol phosphate synthase, which encodes MFTSVLMIEKPLTSVDVDFVTTLHGDEGVSFIVLMQPRGDQADVLLRAIDDVALGELKEAAREGEKPEGEEARPLAEQALERSLQALRDAGCEAVGQVVEDHPLDKMKSVVDEVNADEVIVLTAPHYVEEFFHRDWASRARHKVGVPVLKLFAHSEE
- a CDS encoding Fur family transcriptional regulator, whose translation is MSNLLERLRRRGWRMTAQRRVVAEVLDGEHIHLTADEVLARATERLPEISRATVYNTLGELASLGEVIEVSSVGRAKRYDPNAHRAHQHLVCAGCGTVRDVHPEGDPMVGLPDTERFGFTVTGVEITYRGLCPVCGAAAPEEGPESD
- a CDS encoding pyrimidine reductase family protein, translated to MRRLFPVTDMTAAGTPASDTAAASDREWSLDELADAYAYPAEAAFGPWLRANMVSSLDGAGQHDGRSQPLSSEEDMRIFGTLRALADVVVVGAETVRLEGYRPARAREVFAARRAAAGQGPAPVIAVVTASLDLDFSLPLFTEPLVPTLVLTGAASSPERRAEAERAGVEVVIAGDGPGVEPERAVAALAERGLRRQLTEGGPRLLGQFVAAGVLDELCLTVSPTMTAGGAQRIAQGPSVEVPKRFAVAAVLEQDGFLFTRYRRI
- the zapE gene encoding cell division protein ZapE, which produces MTEAASTEAAPLSLCSREPHVPADRLVAEMVPPPRFDSVRFDTYIPDPHQPSQIEAVKVLGAFAEGLGGAHASGAGKRRWFSRAPKKSAAPAGPRGIYLDGGYGVGKTHLLASLWHATPAEPALKAFGTFVELTNLVGALGFQQTVKTLSGHRLLCIDEFELDDPGDTVLVSTLLGKLVDAGVALAATSNTLPGKLGEGRFAAADFLREIQGLSAHFRPLRIDGEDYRHRGLPEAPAPYTDDVVTKAAYATPGASLDDFPHLLEHLARVHPSRYGALTDDLTAVCLTDVRPVPDQSTALRLVVLADRLYDREIPVLASGMPFDKLFSDEMLNGGYKKKYFRAISRLTALARDAKGLVAQ
- the msrB gene encoding peptide-methionine (R)-S-oxide reductase MsrB — protein: MAYEVEKTDEEWRAELTPAEYQVLRQAGTEPAFRGEYTDTKTKGVYSCRACGAELFTSNEKFESHCGWPSFYDPKDSDAVELVTDTSHGMVRTEVRCARCGSHLGHVFEGEGYPTPTDQRYCINSISLRLEPQES